The following proteins are co-located in the Gemmatimonadales bacterium genome:
- the coaBC gene encoding bifunctional phosphopantothenoylcysteine decarboxylase/phosphopantothenate--cysteine ligase CoaBC codes for MWAGRRVVLGVSGGIACYKSCTLARRLVEAGALVDVVLTRGAAEFVRPLAFEALTGRPVLTSLWGSAGAAAPLAHVRLGHGADIVIVAPATAHLIARVAQGLADDVLTTLLLARAAPALLAPAMNDEMYANPRTRENLATLTSSGFATVGPEIGALAEGPSERPGRMSEPEVILAHAARLLRGGGPLAGRRVVVTAGPTRESIDPVRVVTNRSSGKMGYRVAEAAWERGAEVLLISGPVALPAPTGITVRRVETTKDLETAVADALPEADVLVMAAAPADFRPAQPHASKQPRSDGALAIPMEPTDDILGATRGRRKPGSVTVGFALETGDALSKGRAKLERKALDLIVVNDALEPGAGFEHDTNRVALLDRGGASRILPLQSKREVAEAILDAVEARFANEARTPAQSEPTGTYR; via the coding sequence GTGTGGGCCGGCCGGCGCGTCGTGCTCGGCGTGTCGGGCGGAATCGCGTGCTACAAGAGCTGCACGCTCGCCCGGCGGCTGGTCGAGGCGGGGGCCCTGGTGGACGTGGTACTCACCAGGGGCGCCGCCGAGTTCGTGCGGCCGCTCGCGTTCGAGGCGCTCACCGGGCGGCCGGTCCTCACCTCGCTCTGGGGTAGTGCCGGGGCGGCGGCGCCGCTCGCCCACGTGCGGCTGGGCCATGGCGCCGACATCGTCATTGTCGCACCGGCCACGGCGCACCTCATCGCGCGCGTGGCGCAGGGCCTCGCCGACGACGTGCTCACCACGCTGCTCCTCGCCCGCGCCGCGCCCGCTCTGCTCGCTCCCGCGATGAACGACGAGATGTACGCCAACCCGCGTACGCGCGAGAATCTCGCGACGCTCACGTCGTCCGGTTTCGCGACCGTCGGCCCCGAAATCGGCGCCCTCGCAGAGGGACCGTCCGAGCGCCCCGGCAGGATGAGCGAGCCGGAGGTGATCCTGGCGCACGCGGCGCGGCTGCTCCGCGGTGGCGGCCCGCTCGCCGGCCGGCGCGTGGTGGTGACGGCGGGACCCACGCGCGAGTCCATCGATCCGGTGCGGGTCGTGACCAACCGCTCGAGCGGCAAGATGGGATACCGCGTGGCCGAAGCAGCCTGGGAGCGCGGCGCCGAGGTGCTGCTCATTTCGGGGCCGGTGGCCCTGCCCGCACCGACGGGCATCACAGTGCGCCGGGTGGAGACCACCAAAGATTTGGAGACCGCGGTGGCCGACGCGCTGCCCGAGGCCGACGTGCTGGTGATGGCGGCGGCTCCGGCCGACTTCCGGCCCGCGCAGCCGCACGCGAGCAAGCAGCCGCGGAGCGACGGTGCGCTCGCCATCCCGATGGAGCCGACCGACGACATCCTCGGCGCCACGCGGGGGCGGCGGAAGCCGGGGAGCGTCACGGTCGGCTTTGCGCTCGAAACGGGCGACGCGCTCTCCAAGGGGCGGGCCAAGCTGGAACGCAAGGCGCTCGACCTCATCGTGGTGAACGACGCGCTCGAGCCGGGCGCCGGGTTCGAGCACGACACCAATCGCGTCGCGCTGCTTGACCGCGGCGGCGCATCGCGGATTCTCCCGCTGCAGTCCAAGCGGGAGGTGGCCGAGGCGATCCTCGACGCGGTCGAAGCGCGCTTTGCCAACGAGGCGCGGACGCCGGCGCAGTCGGAGCCCACCGGGACTTATCGGTGA
- the gmk gene encoding guanylate kinase — protein MTPFLLVLSSPSGGGKTSIARALLAARPDLAYSVSATTRPRREGEEHGRDYHFLAPEEFEARARRGEFLEHATYGGHRYGTLRAEVDRIFRASRHAVLDIELAGARQLRRTVPDSVLVFILPPSGDELVRRLEARNTEDGDALRRRLEHALEELAAVAEYDYAVVNDDLDRAVSRISAIVDAERCRVSRQDALPALVAELRQQVLAEAARFQTS, from the coding sequence GTGACGCCCTTCCTGCTGGTGCTCTCGTCGCCCTCGGGCGGCGGCAAGACGAGCATCGCGCGCGCGTTGCTCGCCGCGCGGCCGGATCTCGCGTACTCGGTCTCGGCCACGACGCGGCCCCGGCGCGAGGGCGAGGAGCACGGGCGGGACTACCACTTTCTTGCGCCCGAGGAGTTCGAGGCCCGCGCGCGGCGCGGCGAGTTCCTCGAGCACGCGACGTACGGCGGCCATCGTTACGGCACGCTCCGCGCCGAGGTCGATCGCATCTTCCGCGCGAGCCGGCACGCGGTGCTCGACATCGAGCTGGCGGGTGCGCGGCAGCTCCGGCGGACCGTGCCCGACAGCGTGCTCGTCTTCATTCTGCCGCCCTCGGGCGACGAGCTGGTGCGGAGACTCGAGGCGCGCAACACGGAGGACGGCGACGCGCTCCGGCGCCGCTTGGAACACGCGCTGGAAGAGCTGGCCGCGGTTGCCGAGTACGACTATGCGGTGGTGAATGACGACCTCGACCGGGCGGTGTCACGGATCTCCGCCATCGTGGACGCCGAGCGCTGCCGCGTGAGCCGGCAGGATGCATTGCCCGCGCTCGTCGCGGAGTTGCGCCAGCAGGTGCTCGCCGAAGCGGCCCGGTTCCAGACATCGTGA
- the dnaB gene encoding replicative DNA helicase, whose product MTSVSPASYSTADPYVGRAAPWSPEAEQAVLGAMLLDQDAALRAVEMVDDTMFYREEHRRLFRALRALVERRVTIDHVTLRDELERRGDLEATGGPAYVAELVDAAPTAANLEFHARILRDKAILRRLIETSTQIITEAYDGRVAAGDQLDQAESRIFSISEQRLDQGFTRIKEMLWPTMERIETLQRSGKSITGVGSGFDKLDEMTSGFQPSELIVVAARPSMGKTAFCLNVATNAALNAHGVAIFSLEMSKESLVQRMLTAEARVDSQRVRRAALRDSDFSMLARAAGVLQGCKIWIDDTPAITLLAMRAKARRLKAEHDIGLIVVDYLQLMRSPEYAENRVQEISDISRSLKALSRELQVPLIALSQLSRASEQRGGERKPILSDLRDSGAIEQDADLVIFIHRPEYYDRDDETKRGRADVMLAKNRNGPTGDIELFFHREYTRFDNFTSREEPE is encoded by the coding sequence ATGACGTCCGTATCGCCCGCCAGCTACTCGACCGCTGATCCCTACGTCGGCCGCGCCGCGCCCTGGAGCCCCGAGGCCGAGCAGGCGGTGCTCGGCGCGATGCTGCTCGACCAGGACGCGGCGCTCCGCGCGGTGGAGATGGTGGACGACACCATGTTCTACCGCGAGGAGCACCGCCGGCTCTTCCGCGCGCTCCGGGCGCTGGTCGAGCGGCGCGTCACCATCGATCACGTCACCCTGCGCGACGAGCTGGAGCGCCGCGGCGACCTGGAGGCCACCGGCGGCCCCGCCTACGTGGCCGAGTTGGTCGATGCGGCGCCGACCGCGGCCAACCTCGAGTTCCACGCCCGGATCCTCCGCGACAAGGCGATCCTCCGTCGCCTGATCGAGACCTCCACCCAGATCATCACCGAGGCGTACGACGGGCGCGTTGCGGCGGGCGACCAGCTCGACCAGGCCGAGTCCCGCATCTTCAGCATCTCGGAACAGCGGCTCGACCAGGGCTTCACCCGGATCAAGGAGATGCTCTGGCCCACGATGGAGCGCATTGAAACGCTCCAGCGGAGCGGCAAGTCGATTACCGGAGTGGGGAGCGGGTTCGACAAACTGGACGAGATGACGTCGGGGTTTCAGCCGTCGGAGCTGATCGTGGTGGCGGCGCGGCCCTCGATGGGCAAGACGGCGTTCTGCCTGAACGTCGCCACCAACGCGGCGCTCAACGCGCACGGCGTCGCCATCTTCTCGCTGGAAATGTCCAAGGAGTCGCTGGTGCAGCGCATGCTCACCGCCGAGGCGCGGGTGGACAGCCAGCGGGTGCGGCGCGCGGCGCTTCGGGACAGCGATTTCTCCATGCTGGCACGGGCCGCGGGCGTCTTGCAAGGGTGCAAGATCTGGATCGACGACACGCCGGCCATCACGCTACTGGCCATGCGCGCCAAGGCGCGGCGGCTCAAGGCGGAGCACGACATCGGGCTCATCGTGGTGGACTATCTCCAGCTGATGCGGAGCCCAGAGTACGCGGAGAACCGGGTGCAGGAAATCTCGGATATCTCGCGGTCGCTCAAAGCGCTCTCGCGTGAGCTGCAGGTACCCCTCATCGCACTCTCGCAGCTCTCGCGCGCCTCGGAGCAGCGCGGAGGCGAGCGCAAGCCGATCCTCTCCGACCTGCGCGATTCAGGCGCCATCGAACAGGACGCCGATCTCGTCATCTTCATCCACCGGCCCGAGTACTACGACCGGGACGACGAAACCAAGCGCGGCCGGGCCGACGTCATGCTGGCCAAGAACCGGAACGGCCCGACCGGAGACATCGAATTGTTCTTTCATCGCGAGTATACCCGGTTCGATAACTTCACGAGCCGAGAGGAGCCGGAATAG
- a CDS encoding YicC/YloC family endoribonuclease, giving the protein MPSSMTGFGAGEGPAAGGRLRIEIRTVNHRYFNLAARLPSGLTGLEGEIRERLRRDFERGHIALQARWTEPPASSEPTLRLDLARARAAADRLRELQGALSLPGDVSLELIARQPDVFVADGAESAEVAWSEVEPVVAQAASECTTMRRREGAVLAAELNHRLDLLEAAARIIAARAPARLPRERDRLRAAVRELLDGRGIDENRLAQELAFLADKLDITEELVRFAAHVAAAREALAADRPVGKQLGFLAQELGREVNTMGSKANDPEIAHQVIAMKGELEKFREQLENLE; this is encoded by the coding sequence ATGCCATCCAGCATGACCGGCTTCGGCGCCGGCGAGGGGCCGGCGGCGGGCGGGAGGCTCCGGATCGAGATCCGGACCGTCAATCATCGCTACTTCAATCTCGCCGCCAGGCTCCCGTCCGGGCTGACCGGGCTCGAGGGCGAGATCCGCGAGCGGCTGCGGCGGGACTTCGAGCGCGGTCACATCGCGCTGCAAGCGCGCTGGACCGAACCGCCGGCGTCGAGCGAACCGACGCTGCGCCTCGACCTCGCGCGCGCCCGCGCCGCCGCCGACCGGCTCCGCGAGCTACAAGGCGCGCTGAGCCTGCCGGGCGATGTGTCGCTAGAGCTCATCGCGCGGCAGCCGGACGTGTTCGTGGCCGACGGGGCCGAGTCGGCCGAAGTCGCCTGGAGCGAGGTGGAGCCGGTGGTGGCGCAAGCGGCCTCAGAGTGCACGACGATGCGGCGCCGCGAAGGCGCCGTGCTCGCGGCCGAGCTCAACCACCGGCTCGATCTGCTGGAGGCCGCCGCGCGCATCATCGCCGCGCGCGCGCCCGCTCGGCTCCCCCGCGAGCGCGACCGGCTCCGCGCCGCCGTGCGGGAATTGCTCGATGGCCGCGGGATCGACGAGAATCGCCTGGCGCAGGAGCTGGCGTTCCTCGCCGACAAGCTCGACATCACCGAGGAGCTGGTGCGCTTCGCCGCACACGTGGCCGCCGCGCGCGAGGCGCTCGCCGCCGACCGGCCCGTGGGCAAGCAGCTCGGCTTCCTGGCGCAGGAGCTCGGACGCGAGGTGAACACGATGGGGTCCAAGGCGAACGATCCCGAGATCGCGCACCAGGTCATCGCGATGAAGGGCGAGCTGGAGAAGTTCCGCGAGCAGCTCGAGAATCTCGAGTGA
- a CDS encoding uracil-DNA glycosylase, with product MSDLRRRYLEQQIELGGAEAILGAPPGVEDEMGRPKQRPASTRDAKKSAESKVGASNWRKGAPPIPGPGITVEPPEPMLLGNDLNNLDTLEEVARRISNTYCCDLCPSRTHAVPGEGDPHARMVLVGEGPGATEDATGRPFVGAAGNLLNSILEAIELRREEVYITNVVKCRPPQNRKPLPDEIAACIPYLHRQLSLIRPGVILAMGGTAGEALLGVRKSLGELRGKVHRYGTIPLVVTYHPAALLRNPNWKKPTWDDVRIARQLLDR from the coding sequence GTGAGCGATCTCCGGCGCCGGTACCTGGAACAGCAGATCGAGTTGGGTGGGGCGGAGGCGATCCTGGGCGCTCCGCCCGGAGTGGAAGACGAGATGGGAAGACCGAAGCAGCGGCCCGCATCGACACGGGACGCAAAGAAGTCCGCAGAGTCGAAGGTCGGCGCGTCCAACTGGCGCAAAGGCGCGCCGCCGATCCCGGGCCCCGGCATTACCGTCGAGCCGCCGGAGCCGATGCTCCTCGGCAACGACCTCAACAACCTCGACACGCTGGAGGAAGTGGCGCGGCGGATCTCGAATACGTACTGCTGCGATCTCTGTCCCAGCCGAACGCATGCGGTCCCCGGCGAAGGCGATCCGCACGCGCGGATGGTGCTCGTGGGCGAAGGCCCCGGCGCCACCGAGGACGCCACCGGCCGCCCGTTCGTGGGCGCCGCCGGCAACCTGCTCAACAGCATTCTCGAGGCTATTGAACTTCGTCGCGAAGAAGTGTACATCACCAACGTCGTGAAATGCCGGCCGCCGCAGAACCGGAAGCCGCTGCCCGACGAGATTGCCGCCTGCATTCCGTACCTGCACCGCCAGCTCTCGCTCATCCGGCCGGGGGTGATTCTGGCGATGGGCGGCACCGCGGGCGAAGCGTTGCTCGGCGTGCGCAAGAGTCTCGGCGAGCTCCGCGGCAAGGTGCACCGGTACGGCACCATCCCGCTTGTGGTCACCTACCATCCGGCGGCGCTGCTCCGCAACCCGAACTGGAAGAAGCCGACCTGGGATGACGTCCGTATCGCCCGCCAGCTACTCGACCGCTGA